CGCCCTGCTCGGCCTGCGCACCGAGGGCATCAAGGCCCGCCCCTGCGGTTCCGCGGGTCTGGAGTACCTGGCCGTCGCCCGGGGCGACCAGGATGCGGTTGCTTTCAACTGGGAGTTCGCCTGGGACCACGCGGCGGGGCTGCTCCTGGTCACCGAGGCGGGCGGCGCCCAGGCCACACTCTCCGGCGCCCCGTTCCGTATCACCGGCGGCAACGCCCTGCCGTTCACGGCGGCCCGAGACGAGGCGACCGTGGAACGCGTCCTTCACGCGCTGCGCGGCGAAGCCTGACCTACCGCCGGGCGCCCGAGGTCCCATTCAGCGGGACTGACGGGCCCCGGTGCGCTCACGCCGCGCCGTTGCCGTGCCTGACCAGGCAGAACGGATGCCCCGCCGGGTCCGCGTAGATCCGCCATGAGCGCCCCGAGCCCGCTCCGTCGTCCAGGACCGTCGCTCCCGCCGCCACGGCCCGCTCCTGCGCCTCGTCCAGATCCGGGACGCCGAAGTCCAGGTGGAACTGCTGGGGATGCGCCGGATCCGGCCAGCGCGGCGGCCGGTGGTCCGCCACCCGCTGGAAGGCGAGGACCAGCCCGGCCTCCGTGTGGAGCGTCGCCCAGTCGTCGCCGAGCGCCCACCGCGGGTCCGGCCGGTTGACCTCTCCGCCGAGCAGGCGGTGGTAGAACCGGGCGAGACCTACGGGATCGGAGCAGTCGAGCACGAGGCACTGCAGTTCAGGTCTGTTCATCGCGGGGCGACCCTACCCGCGGCCGCGTTGTCGGTGCCCCGGAATATCCTTGGAGTCCTGGCCATCGGCTGACGAAGGAGTCCGAAGGTGCCGTCGATGCTTGATGCTGTCGTCGTGGGGGCGGGGCCCAACGGACTGACCGCCGCGGCCGAACTGGCCCGCCGCGGTTTCGCCGTGGAGGTCTTCGAGGCGGCCGGGACCGTCGGAGGCGGTGCCCGTACCGAGGAGCTCACCCTCCCCGGCTTCCGTCACGACCCCTGTTCCGCCGTCCACCCGCTTGGCATCGGCTCGCCCGCGTTCGCCGGGATGCCGCTGGCCGCGCACGGCCTGGAGTGGCTCCAGCCCGAGCTGGCGCTCGCCCACCCCTTCCCGGACGGCTCGGCCGCCGTGCTCAACGGGTCCGTGGGGGAGAGCGCCATGTCGCTGGGCGCCCAGGACGCGGGGGCGTACCGCAGACTCGTCGCCCCGTACCTCGGTCACTGGGACACCCTCGCCCAGGACTTCCTGCGCACCCCGTGGGACGGACTGCCCCGTGACCCGTACCGCTGGGTGCGATTCGGGCTCGACGCGCTCCAGCCCGCGACGCTGCTCTCCCGCCGCTTCCGCGGTGAGAAGGCGCGCGGCCTGTTCGCCGGGCTCGCCGCCCACGCCATAGCCCCCGTCAACGGCGTGGCCACCGGAGGAATCGCCCTGCTCTTCGCCCTCGCCGCGCACGAGAAGGGCTGGCCGATGCCGCGCGGCGGATCGCAGTCCATCTCCGACGCCCTCGCCTCGTACATACGGGAACAGGGCGGCACGATCCGTACCGGCACGGAGGTCAAGCGCCTCGACGAACTCCCGCCCGCCCGCGCCTACATCTTCGACACCTCACCGACCGCCCTCGCCCGCATCGCCGGGCTGGGCCGTGCCTACAGCGGCTATCGGTACGGAGCGTCCTGCTTCAAGATCGATTACGCGCTGTCGGGCCCCGTCCCCTGGACCGCGAAGGAGGCCCGCCGGGCCGGCACGGTCCACATCGGACCCACGGCCGGCGAGATCGACTCCGCGCTGAGCGCCGCGGTCGCGGGCCGTGACCCGCGCGTGCCGTTCCTGATCACCGCACAGCCCAGCCTGGTCGATCCGTCCCGCGCGCCCGAGGGCCGGCATGTCTTCTGGGCGTACGGACATGTCCCGGCGGGCTGGGAGGGCGACGCCACCGACGTCATCGAACGGCAACTGGAGCGCTTCGCCCCCGGCTTCCGCGACCTGGTGCTCGCCCGGGCGGTCGCCGGGCCGCCCCAACTCGCGGCGCGCAACGCCAATTACGTCGGCGGCGACATCGCGTGCGGCGCCTTCTCCGGGTTCCAGACGGTGATAAGGCCCAAGCTCGCACGGGTGCCTTACGCGACGGCGCATCCGGCGGTGTTCCTGTGCTCCTCGGCCACTCCGCCCGGACCGGGCGTGCACGGCATGTCCGGACACCATGCGGCGAAGGCCGTCTGGCGCAGGCTGCGGGCGAGCTGAACACCGCGGGGCCGACGGGGACGCGGCATCATGTCCGCATGCGCACACCCGAGGCCGTCACCGTCACCCCGGTACCTGCGCACCGGCCAGGCGGTCGCCACGACCGCCGGAAAACTCGACGCCCGATGGGTCATTCACACCGTGGGCCCATGACCAGCCAAAACAGCGGTCATGGGCCCGATGCCGCACGCTCGCGGTCGCACAGCGGGCGGCCCGCCACGCGGGATGCGAGAGGGCGCTGACGGGCAAATTCTCCTGCACGCACAGGCATGAAAGTCGTCCGACTGGTGCCTACATTTCCGGCATCCACACAGTTGCCGGAACGAAGAGGCCCCATGCAGTTCGGAATTTTCTCTGTGGGGGACGTGACCCCCGATCCGACCAACAGCCGTACCCCGTCGGAGCATGAACGCATCAAGGCGATGGTCGCCATCGCGCTGAAGGCGGAGGAGGTCGGCCTGGATGTCTTCGCGACCGGCGAGCACCACAATCCGCCGTTCGTGCCGTCGTCGCCGACCACGATGCTCGGCTACATCGCTGCCCGTACCGAGAGGTTGATCCTTTCCACTGCCACGACGCTGATCACCACCAATGACCCGGTGAAGATCGCCGAGGATTATGCGATGCTCCAGCACCTGGCCGACGGCCGGGTCGACCTGATGATGGGGCGCGGCAACACCGGCCCGGTGTATCCGTGGTTCGGCCAGGACATCCGGCAGGGCCTCGACCTCGCCAAGGAGAACTACGCGCTGCTGCGTCGGCTGTGGCGCGAGGACGTGGTGGACTGGGAGGGCAGGTTCCGCACGCCTTTGCAGGGATTCGCGTCCACGCCCCGGCCGCTGGAGGGCGTACCGCCGTTCGTTTGGCACGGCTCGATCCGCTCGCCCGAGATCGCAGAGCAGGCGGCCTTCTACGGCGACGGTTTTTTCCACAACAACATCTTCTGGCCCGTCGAGCACACGAGGCGGATGGTTCAGCTCTACCGGCGACGGTTCGATCACCACGGGCACGGCCGGCCCGAGCAGGCCATCGTCGGCCTCGGTGGACAGGCGTTCATGCGGAAGAACTCCCAGGACGCCGTACGAGAGTTCCGCCCCTACTTCGACAACGCGCCCGTCTACGGGCACGGGCCCTCGCTGGAGGAGTTCACCGAGCAGACTCCGCTGACGGTGGGCTCCCCCCAGCAGGTCATCGAGCGGACGCTGTCCTTCCGTGAGTCGGTCGGCGACTACCAGAGGCAGCTGTTCCTGATGGACCACGCGGGTCTGCCCCTGAAGACCGTCCTGGAGCAGATCGACATCCTCGGCGAAGAGGTGGTGCCCGTGCTGCGGAAGGAGTTCGCGATCGGCCGCCCGGCCGACGTGCCGGACGCTCCCACCCACGAGTCGCTGCGGACCGTTCAGGAGGTGTCCGCCGCATGAACCTCGTCGCCGTGTCCGCGGGGCTGAGCACCCCGTCCTCCACACGCCTGCTCGCCGACCGTCTCGCCGAGTCGGCCCGCGCCGACCTCGCCGCCCGGGGTCATGACGTGCGGGTCGACGTCATCGAGCTGCGGGAACTGGCAGTCGCCGTGGCCAACAACCTCGTGACGGGTTTCCCGTCGCCCCAGCTGGCCGCCGCCATCGACACGGTGACGGGCGCCCACGGCCTGATCGCCGTGACTCCCGTGTTCACCGCCTCCTACAGCGGGCTGTTCAAGTCCTTCTTCGATCTGATCGACCCGGACGCCCTCACCGGGAAGCCGGTCCTTGTCGCGGCGACGGGAGGCACGGCCCGCCACTCCCTGGTCCTTGAGCACGCCCTGCGCCCGCTCTTCGCCTACCTGCGCGCCACTGTCGTGCCCACCGCGGTGTACGCGGCGTCCGAAGACTGGGGATCCGGCGGGGACGAGTACACCGAGGGCCTGCCCGCACGCATACGGCGGGCGGGCGGCGAGCTGGCCGCTCTGATGGCCGCCCGCCCGGTCGAGGAGACGCCCGAGGACGACATCACCGTGCTCGAACGGCAGCTCTCCGACCTGCGCTTCGACTGAGGCCGACCCCGGCGGGCCACCGAGCGGCACACGGATTCGCCGACCGAGCCGGGGGCGTCAGGAGGCTGCGGGTTTCGCCACCATTTCGGTGGCATGCTTTGGGTCTGGACGAGTTTCGCCCACTTCGGCCGGATGTTCCGGACCACATGTGGGACCTTCTCCGGAGGTCGCTGAGACCCCACCGACCGGGGGCACATCCGGTGGAGTTCGTGAACCGGCGAATTCCGCATCCTGCTCTTCTTGCAGGCAACACCTCGTACGCTCATCGACAAGGCGCTGGCCTGGGCTGTTATAGGATATGTACGGAGAAATCACCCCTGAGAAGGTCAACGATCGGCGTACGAAATGAGCGCGCTCTCCGATGCCGCTGAGGAGATCTTGGACGCCTGCGAAGCATGGCGGTTTCGTCGTGAGGCTCCGGGAATGCAGAAGGAGGGAACCATCGCGCGCCAACCGTTCGATGACGTCCTCCCGACGTCTTCCACGGTCGTCGTGACCGAGGTCCAGCATGGGGGTTAGGCATAGCGTCACGCGCCCTCCCGTGGCCGTCACACCACTGGTCGGCCGGCAGGCCGAGATCTCTCAGGTCCTGGACATCGTCGAGGCGGGGCACGGCGAACCGCAGACGCTGCTGCTGCTCGGTGAGGTCGGCACCGGCAAGTCGAGGCTGCTGGCGGCAGCCGCCGACCACGCGCGGGACAACGGAATGCTCGTGCTGGCGTCCCAGGGCAGCGAGGCGGAATCGCGGCAGTCCTTCGCGTCCTTGCATCAGTTGCTTCTCCCTCTCCTGCCCGATGTCGGCACGCTTTCCGACCATCTGCGAGGAGCGCTCGAAACTGCGTTCGGTATCGCTCCCGCCGAGGGACCGCTCGACCCGATGCCGCTGCATATGGCGGTCCTGACGCTGCTGACCGAGGTCTCCCGCCGGCAGCGCATTCTGCTGGCCGTCGATGACGTCCAGCACTTCGATCGCGACTCGCTCGACATTCTGGGCTTCGTGATGCGCCGTATCGGGGCGCAGGCTGTGCCGGTGCTGCTGGCGGCACGCGGGCAGACTCCCCCGGACGGCGTCGCGGCGGATCTTCCCACTCTGCGCCTGGGGCCGCTGACCGAACGGGCAGCGGCCGAACTCCTGGACGCCCAGCGACAGGTGCCCACCGGCCGGACACGGATCGAGCTGCTGCGTCAGGCCCGCGGAAATCCTCTGGCCGTCATCGAACTCTGCCGCGCGGCCGGAACAGGCGGTACGGGAGCACTGCCGGGCAGCGGGCTGCCGCAGACGGAACGCATCCAGGCGTTGTACGCCTCCCGCCTGCGCGGCCTCCCGGAGACGACCCAGCGGCTGATCCTGTACGCCGCGGCGTCGGAGTACGAAGACCTCGGCACGATCATGGCCGCCGCCGACGCGGGGCCGGATCTCGGGGCATGGGCCCCGGCCGAGGAGGCCGGCCTCGTGACCGTGGTGGACGGGCGAGTGGTCTTCCGGCATCCGTTGGCGCGCGCGGGCTCCTACCACGGAGCTCCGGTCCATCTCCGGCAGCAGGCCCACAGGGACCTGGCGGCGGCCCTCGCGGCCGATCCCGCCCGCCGGGCCTGGCACCTGGCCGCCGCATGCCTCGGCCAGGACGAGTCCGTGGCGGCGGCCCTGGAGGACACCGCCGAGCTCGCCGAGCGGCGCGGCGGCATCTTCGCGGCGGCACAGGCGCTGGAACGGGCCGCCGAGTGCAGCCCGACGACCGAGGGCCGGGCGCGCCGGTATGCCAGGGCTCTCCATGCCGCCAACAGCGTCGGTGACCCTACGTGGGTAGGCGAGCTCTACAACGAGGTCACTGCGCTGACCGAGGACCCGGACCTGCTGTGCCTCGCGGCCTGCGGCGCAGGCATGTCCCTGTCGCTGCTCGGCCACCAGCGGCAGGCGTTCCAGGTGGTGATGAGCAGGCTGGAGCCGGACCTGCCCCGGGAAAGTGCGACCGTGCTGGCTCTGGTGTCCACGCTCCAGTCGGTGGCGTTCCAGTCGGGTCTGCCGGAGCTCAGACGTCCGGTCGCAGCTCTCCTGGACGGGATCGAGACCGGGAACAGTGATACGCCCTACTTCGAGCCGGCGACGGCCGGTGCCTCCGACGCGGTACGGGCCGTGACCCTGGCCGGAGCCGACCCGTCCGACGCCCCCGAGCTGCTGAGCCGTCTGCGCCGACGCCCGGGCACGTCTGAGCCGACGGCGGGAGCCGCGGAGTTGACCCGGCTGCTCGCGCTCGGCGGCATCTCCTGGTACGCCGACGAGTCCGACCTGTCCGTGGAGTCCTTCCGGCAGGCGTACGCCATGCTGTCCGCGTACGGCTCCCTGGGCCCTGCCGCGACCACTCTCGCGGCGATGGGCTCGGCGCTGATCGACACCGGGCGGTGGACCGAGGCGGACACGCTTCTGGAGAAGTCCGCGACGCTGGCGGCCGTCCACAAGCTGAGGCATCTGGAGATCGACGTCGCGGCGCTGCGAACGACCCTGCGAGCCCTGCGCGGTCAGGCCGTCGACACACCGTCCGACCCCGCATGGACGACGGTGGTCCTGGAGGAGAACCGCGCCACGCACGCACGCCTGTTGCGTGCCGCCGGCACCGGTGCCGCGGCGGTCGGCGACTTCGACGGCGCGTTCCGTCACTTCCGGGCACTGTTCGGGCAGGACGGCGAACCTGTGCACTTCTTCCTGTCCCGCCACTCGGTCGCCGACCTCGCGGCGTCCGCCCAGCGGACGGGTCGGCAGAAGGAGACGGCACGCATCGTCGAGGCGGTGCGCGCCGCGATCGGGCCGCAGCCGACGACCCGGATGACCCTGTTGTTGCACCACGCCACCGCGCTGACCGGCGAGCCCAAGGACGCCGAACACCACTTCCGGCTCGCCACGGTCAACCCGGTGGGTGATCAGTGGCCGCTCGCCCGGGCACGGGCGAGGCTCCACTACGCGCAGTGGCTGCGTAGGCGGCGGCGCCCTCTGGACGCCCGTCCGCTCCTGGCCACGGCGCTGGAATCGTTCACCCGGCTGGGCGCGTCGGGCCTCGCCGAGGAGGCACGCGTGGAGCTGCGGGCCAGCGGCGTGGCCACCGCGCCCACCCAGGCCGACCCGCTGGCGGAGCTGACCGCCCAGCAGCGCGAGATCGTACGGCTGGCGGCACGGGGGCTACGCAACCGGGAGATCGCCGAGCAGCTGATGCTGTCCCCTCGTACGGTCAGTTCCCACCTCTACAACGTGTATCCGAAGCTGGGGGTCAGCAGCCGCAACCAGCTCCGCGGTCTCTTCGAAGATTGGTGACCGCTATGGTGAGCCGTACGGTGGTGCTTCCACGGGCAGCCTCATGTCTCGTGGCCGTCGGGGGAGCCTAGAGGCGATTGATCGTTATGTGGGGAAGCCCGTGAACTCCGATTCCGCGACGGACACCGGCGGACACGACCGTCCTGCCGTCGTCCTCGACCCCCTCGTTCAGCGGCTCGTCGACGCCTCGGCCGGACCGCCCTATCTGCACCAGTTGGGCCCTGTCGACGGACGGCAGGCACTGCTGGAGATACAGGGCCACACGCTCGACGACTTCGACGTGGACGCCGAGTTCAGGGTGGCGCCTGTGGGTCCCTCCGGGCTCGTCGGCTTCTGGATGTTCCGGCCGACGCGGCCGACCGGTCCCCTTCCAGTGGTCGTGTACATGCACGGCGGTCGGTGGATGCTCGGCGACGCCCGGACCCACGCACGGCTGATCAGCGAGCTGGCAGCCACCAGTGCCGCCGCCTTCGTGGTGCCCGAGTACACCCGCACCCCGGAAGCCCGGTATCCGGTCGCGCTGGAGGAGTCGTACGCGGTACTGACGTGGGTGGTCGAGCAGGCTGCCGAACTGGCCCTGGACGACCGGAGGCTCGCGGTGGCCGGTGACTGCGCCGGCGCGACCATGGCCACGGCGCTCACGATGTTGGCCAAGCAGCGCGGCGGCCCCCGCATCCGGGCGCAGTTGCTCTACTACCCGATGACCGACCCGCATGCCGACACCCCGTCGCGAGAACAGTTCGAGTCCGGCTATCTCCTGACGCGCGCGGCCGTCGAGTGGTACTGGCGTCAGTACACCGACGAGGAGAGTGAGCTCGCCGAGCCCACGGCCTCGCCGCTGCGGGCAAGCACGGCCGACCTCGCGGGACTGCCTCCCGCCCTGATCGTGTCGGCGGAAGCGGACGTCGCACGGGACGAGGGCGAACAGTACGCCCGCGCGCTGCGGCTGGCAGGCGTGCCCGTGACCGCAGTTCGCTATCTGGGAACGGTGCACGACTTCGTCTCCCTGAACCCCTTGCGGAACAGCCCGATCACGCGGGCCGCGATCAGGCAGGGCGGCCGCTTCCTCGGAGAAGCCCTGTCCGACCGGCGCTGACGGCCGACTCCACGTACGACGCAGGCGGTGGCCGCGCGCCTGTTCGCGCGGCCGTCAGAAATCGACCGTCAAATTACTGATGCCTGGGGAACAGGCGCTTGCCAGGGTGAAGGATGTGAGGCCGCCTGCGGCGGCACGTCCTGTACATGGGAAGAGCAGCATGTTCCACAGCCGAACCGGTTCTCGAAGCGGCCGCGCGCAGATCACCGCCTCACCGCTACGGGCGAACCCGGAGGAGCCGGCCGGGCTGCCGCGGGCGTTGGTCATCGTCGCCGAGGCGGACGTCCTGCGCGACGAGGGCGAGGCGTACGCCGCCGAGCTGCGCGACGCCGGCGTGCCGACTGCGGCCGTGCGCTACCAGAACACCATCCATTCCTGAAATGTCGATGACCGACTCATTTCCATGCCCCGGCTGGGCATGTGCGCATTCGCCTTTCCTCGAACCTTGCTGCCCTCCGTGCTGCAGTGGAGAAGATCTTATGGCCAAGTCAGTGATGTCACGCGTCCCCGAAATGGCGGAACCGAACAATCCCTCTTCCGTCCGCTGTGTTGAATACGGATGCATCCAGATCGTTTCTACGGTGCCGGACGGGAGGGACGATGAATTCCTGTACCTGGGAATGATTGCCCGCGGGGCGGTCGCGATCACGGGGGACGGGGACGAGGTCTTCCTGGAGCCGAGCGACATCGTCTTCTGCGATCCGGCTCGGCGCCGCTTCCGGCAGTTCGGCGACGACTGCCGGATGACGGTTTTCCGTATACCTCGCTGCTACCTGGGGATTTCGGCGTCGGACCTGGACCGCGTCGTGGGGGTGGTTGTGCCGGGCGGCGACGGAATGGGCGCGCTGACATCGGACTTCCTGTCCGCGCTCGCCGCCGAGGCGGAGTTCCACGGTTCGTTGATCGGGGACCGGCTCGCGCGCAGTGCCGTGGATCTCATCGCCGTACTCGTCATGGCACTTCTTCAGGACACGGGGAATGAGGATGCATCCGACACATCGAAGGCCGGCAGCGTGATGCTGTGCCGGATCCGCACCTTCATCGAAGAGCATCTGACGGACCCGGACTTGTCACCGGAATCGATTGCGCGCGCGCAGCACATCTCCGTCCGTTACCTGCACAAGCTCTTCAAGAATGAGGGCACCACGGTGAGCCTGTGGGTGCGGCAGCGGAGGCTTGACTCCTGCAGGCACGAGTTGGGCCGGATGTCCAACCGGAGGACCACGGTGGCCGCTGTGGCGCATCGCTGGGGTTTCACCAGCCCGTCGCATTTCAGCCGGGCCTTCCGGGACGCCTACGGCATTTCCCCCAGCGAATGGCGGGCACTGGCAGCGTAAAGCGTCGGCTCCCCGGTCACCAATGCCCCGGTTGCCGGCTGATCTTCGGCCATCGAGTGCTCTCGCGCCGCCTGCACGTGGATCTGCCATCCACAGCCCTCAGGCTGCCTCGGCGGCCTCTTCACCCCGCCGTTCCGAGCCCGTCATCGACGGCACGAGCTTCCCGCGCTTCTGCTTCGGGCCGCCTCGACGCGTCTGCTCGGCCATCTGCCATTCGCGGGGCGACACACCATAAGCGGCGCGGAAGACGCGGCTGAAGTGGCTGGGGCTCACGAAGCCCCAGCGCAGGGCGACCGCCGCCACAGTGGAGGTCATACCCGCCGCCTGCGACAGATCCCGCCTGCAACGCTCCAGTCGTTGCTGCCGGATCCAGCGGCTCACAGTGGTCTCTTCATGCTCGAAGAGCTTGTGGAGACACCGGACCGAGACGTGGTGCGCGGCCGCGACCACCTCCGGTGACAGCCTGGGATCGTACAGATTCCGAACGATGTATTCCTTGATCAGCGCCAGCACGGCGTTGGCCGAGTCCGGCACCTGCGGATTCAGCTTTCCGGACCGCTCCTGGACGAGCAAGGCCAGGAGGTCCGTCGCGATGGTGCCCAGCCTGCGTCGGACAGACACATCGAAGGTCCCCATACCCCGAGCCAGGCGTGTCAGGTACGTTGCCACCAGTCCGCTGCTGCTTCCGTTGCTGGGGAAGACGGTGGAGGTCAGCGCCCGCAGGTCCTGCTCAGGGACTCGAAGATCCTTACGGGGCAGGTGGAATGCTGTGAAACCGAACTCCTCCGGCAGTGCCTTCCGGAAGGGCCGGCCGGAGTCGGACATGGCGAAATCACCCGGCCGCAGGAGAACTTGTCTGCCGTCCTGTTCGAGCACGGCGCTCCCGCTGTGCTGAAGTGCGACGGTGATCCACTCCTCGCCGTCCCTGGAGATCAGGCGTGGAGTGCGCGTGACCACCTGTGGGCCTGCCCGTACCACGGCCATCTGCAGCGAACCGAACCGCTCGCTCGATATCGTCCCCGCCGAGGGTTCATGCTCCAGTAGCTTCACCCCGAGCGGTATGAACGTGTTCGAGACCGCTTCGTGCCAACAATCCGCCCGCTCGGACGGAGACAGCGGCGTGGTCGAGAGAACGACAGGCATGGGACCTCCTGCACGGATATGACACGGATATGAGTGGATCGACGATGCGCATGTCCGGCCCGTGCACGTCGTTGAGCGACTCACGAATCAGAGGTGCGGACGGCCCCTGGCCGGCGAAGGCGTCGTCAATTCCCACGGGACGGCGCTCGGCATGGCCGGCGCGGGAAACAGCTGCTTACGTGCTGACACTAAGGTCGGCCCGCGGGTCGTTGTTGAACGCCAGTGCACAGGGTGTGTTCCCTCTGTGCAGTGCCACCCGCTACTTGATGGCTCCGTCGGCGGCGCCGGCGGCGACGTGACGCTGAGCGACGACGAGCAGCACGGCCGCCGGGACAGATGCCAGAACCGCGGTGGCCATGATGGCGTTCCACTGGTTCGTGTGAGCGCCGACGTATTGGTAGATGCCCAGGGTGATCGGCTGCACGGTATCCGTGGTGTTCAGAGTGAGCGCGAAGAGGAAGTCGCTCCAGGTGAAGAGGAAGGTGAAGAGGGCGGCAGTGATCAATGAGTTCGCGCTCACCGGGAGCACCACGGCGCGCAGGACGCGCAGCCTCCCGGCACCGTCCACTCGCGCGGCCTCGATGATCTCCCGGGGAATGCCCTGCATGGACGACCGCAGAAGGATGATCGCGAAGGGGGCCCCGGCGGTGGAGTCCGCGAGGATCAGCCCGAGGTAGGAGTTCAGGAGTCCCAGGTCGTTGTAAGCGACGTAGAGGGCATTGGCGACGGCGATGCTCGGCACCATCTGTGTGATCAGGATGCCGAAGAGCACGAGGTCGGTCCCTCGGACGGGGAACTGGGCCAGCGCGTAGGCCGCAGGGGCGGCGAGCCCGAGGCTGAGCGCAACGCTACCCAGAGACACGACGAGGCTGGTGGCGAGATTGTCCCCCTGATCGCGCAGTGCAGTGGCGTATCCGCCGAAGTCCGGGTGGAAGGGGAACCAGTCTCCCTGCAGGGGGAGTCCGGTGGGTTGGAGGGAGGCATTCACCATCCAGTAGACGGGAAACAGCATGAGTGCGAGCAGGACGATCCCGATGATTGTGGACGGCCAGCCACGTTTGGTTGCGCGCTTCATGGGGTCGCCGCTCAGCTGTTCCGGGCGCGCCGGTTGGCGCGCAGGTAGACGATGGCGAAGACGAGCGAGATGACGATGAGTATGTTGCCCATCACCGCGCCGCGTCCGAAGTCGAACTGCTGAAAGGCCAGGTCATAGGAGTGGGTGGCGATGGTCTGCGTCGCGTTGGCCGGTCCTCCGCCCGTCACCACGAGGATGATGTCGAGCAACTTGACCGTGTAGACCACGCCCAGCACCAGCACGACGCCGACCACGGGCCGCAGCAGTGGCCAGGTCACATGGCGGAACGACGCCAGTGGACCGGCACCGTCCAGCTTCGCCGCCTCGTACAGGTGCGTCGGGATCTCCTGCAGGCCGCCGTAGAGGATCGTGGTGTTGAAGGGGATTCCGACCCAGATGTTGATGAGGGTCACCGACACGAGCGCCTGTGAGGTGCCGGTGAGCCACGGTACGCCGGACGACAGGTGGAGGTTGCGCAGCACGTCGTTCACGACCCCGCTGTCGGTGTCGAGCATCCACCTCCACGTCGCTCCGGAGACG
This sequence is a window from Streptomyces sp. NBC_01217. Protein-coding genes within it:
- a CDS encoding VOC family protein, with the protein product MNRPELQCLVLDCSDPVGLARFYHRLLGGEVNRPDPRWALGDDWATLHTEAGLVLAFQRVADHRPPRWPDPAHPQQFHLDFGVPDLDEAQERAVAAGATVLDDGAGSGRSWRIYADPAGHPFCLVRHGNGAA
- a CDS encoding helix-turn-helix domain-containing protein, yielding MAKSVMSRVPEMAEPNNPSSVRCVEYGCIQIVSTVPDGRDDEFLYLGMIARGAVAITGDGDEVFLEPSDIVFCDPARRRFRQFGDDCRMTVFRIPRCYLGISASDLDRVVGVVVPGGDGMGALTSDFLSALAAEAEFHGSLIGDRLARSAVDLIAVLVMALLQDTGNEDASDTSKAGSVMLCRIRTFIEEHLTDPDLSPESIARAQHISVRYLHKLFKNEGTTVSLWVRQRRLDSCRHELGRMSNRRTTVAAVAHRWGFTSPSHFSRAFRDAYGISPSEWRALAA
- a CDS encoding AAA family ATPase, with protein sequence MAVTPLVGRQAEISQVLDIVEAGHGEPQTLLLLGEVGTGKSRLLAAAADHARDNGMLVLASQGSEAESRQSFASLHQLLLPLLPDVGTLSDHLRGALETAFGIAPAEGPLDPMPLHMAVLTLLTEVSRRQRILLAVDDVQHFDRDSLDILGFVMRRIGAQAVPVLLAARGQTPPDGVAADLPTLRLGPLTERAAAELLDAQRQVPTGRTRIELLRQARGNPLAVIELCRAAGTGGTGALPGSGLPQTERIQALYASRLRGLPETTQRLILYAAASEYEDLGTIMAAADAGPDLGAWAPAEEAGLVTVVDGRVVFRHPLARAGSYHGAPVHLRQQAHRDLAAALAADPARRAWHLAAACLGQDESVAAALEDTAELAERRGGIFAAAQALERAAECSPTTEGRARRYARALHAANSVGDPTWVGELYNEVTALTEDPDLLCLAACGAGMSLSLLGHQRQAFQVVMSRLEPDLPRESATVLALVSTLQSVAFQSGLPELRRPVAALLDGIETGNSDTPYFEPATAGASDAVRAVTLAGADPSDAPELLSRLRRRPGTSEPTAGAAELTRLLALGGISWYADESDLSVESFRQAYAMLSAYGSLGPAATTLAAMGSALIDTGRWTEADTLLEKSATLAAVHKLRHLEIDVAALRTTLRALRGQAVDTPSDPAWTTVVLEENRATHARLLRAAGTGAAAVGDFDGAFRHFRALFGQDGEPVHFFLSRHSVADLAASAQRTGRQKETARIVEAVRAAIGPQPTTRMTLLLHHATALTGEPKDAEHHFRLATVNPVGDQWPLARARARLHYAQWLRRRRRPLDARPLLATALESFTRLGASGLAEEARVELRASGVATAPTQADPLAELTAQQREIVRLAARGLRNREIAEQLMLSPRTVSSHLYNVYPKLGVSSRNQLRGLFEDW
- a CDS encoding alpha/beta hydrolase; protein product: MNSDSATDTGGHDRPAVVLDPLVQRLVDASAGPPYLHQLGPVDGRQALLEIQGHTLDDFDVDAEFRVAPVGPSGLVGFWMFRPTRPTGPLPVVVYMHGGRWMLGDARTHARLISELAATSAAAFVVPEYTRTPEARYPVALEESYAVLTWVVEQAAELALDDRRLAVAGDCAGATMATALTMLAKQRGGPRIRAQLLYYPMTDPHADTPSREQFESGYLLTRAAVEWYWRQYTDEESELAEPTASPLRASTADLAGLPPALIVSAEADVARDEGEQYARALRLAGVPVTAVRYLGTVHDFVSLNPLRNSPITRAAIRQGGRFLGEALSDRR
- a CDS encoding FMN reductase, with amino-acid sequence MNLVAVSAGLSTPSSTRLLADRLAESARADLAARGHDVRVDVIELRELAVAVANNLVTGFPSPQLAAAIDTVTGAHGLIAVTPVFTASYSGLFKSFFDLIDPDALTGKPVLVAATGGTARHSLVLEHALRPLFAYLRATVVPTAVYAASEDWGSGGDEYTEGLPARIRRAGGELAALMAARPVEETPEDDITVLERQLSDLRFD
- a CDS encoding phytoene desaturase family protein → MPSMLDAVVVGAGPNGLTAAAELARRGFAVEVFEAAGTVGGGARTEELTLPGFRHDPCSAVHPLGIGSPAFAGMPLAAHGLEWLQPELALAHPFPDGSAAVLNGSVGESAMSLGAQDAGAYRRLVAPYLGHWDTLAQDFLRTPWDGLPRDPYRWVRFGLDALQPATLLSRRFRGEKARGLFAGLAAHAIAPVNGVATGGIALLFALAAHEKGWPMPRGGSQSISDALASYIREQGGTIRTGTEVKRLDELPPARAYIFDTSPTALARIAGLGRAYSGYRYGASCFKIDYALSGPVPWTAKEARRAGTVHIGPTAGEIDSALSAAVAGRDPRVPFLITAQPSLVDPSRAPEGRHVFWAYGHVPAGWEGDATDVIERQLERFAPGFRDLVLARAVAGPPQLAARNANYVGGDIACGAFSGFQTVIRPKLARVPYATAHPAVFLCSSATPPGPGVHGMSGHHAAKAVWRRLRAS
- a CDS encoding LLM class flavin-dependent oxidoreductase, with the protein product MQFGIFSVGDVTPDPTNSRTPSEHERIKAMVAIALKAEEVGLDVFATGEHHNPPFVPSSPTTMLGYIAARTERLILSTATTLITTNDPVKIAEDYAMLQHLADGRVDLMMGRGNTGPVYPWFGQDIRQGLDLAKENYALLRRLWREDVVDWEGRFRTPLQGFASTPRPLEGVPPFVWHGSIRSPEIAEQAAFYGDGFFHNNIFWPVEHTRRMVQLYRRRFDHHGHGRPEQAIVGLGGQAFMRKNSQDAVREFRPYFDNAPVYGHGPSLEEFTEQTPLTVGSPQQVIERTLSFRESVGDYQRQLFLMDHAGLPLKTVLEQIDILGEEVVPVLRKEFAIGRPADVPDAPTHESLRTVQEVSAA